TGAAGGTGACTCAAAAGTGCTTATGCACGCCCTGGCTGATGATTCACCCTTCTTATCCACGGTTGGTTCACTGATTGATGATGTTAGATTCAATGCAgtcttttttacaaaattacaTTACAAAATTACATTACTCTCATGTTAGAGAGAAGGTAATATGATCGCTCATAGTTTAGCTCGTTATGCTTTaactatttcaaattttgttgtgTGATGAAGGATATTTCACCACCGTTTCTTTcaattgtattgtttttttttttttttttttgggtcaaatttCAATTGTATTGTTAGACATTGCTGGTTTACCTTAAATAAAGTTCGTTGGCTTGACcctcaaaaaaaagttaaaatttaaagCTAGACATAAACATATTATATGGTGGAATACTTTTATTTGGATCAATGCAATTTCATTTTGTGTTCGATCTGATGCAGggagattctggcattttatccttaattttttaaaaaattggcaatatgcccctgtttgcaaactatataggagcgtgcctctgtttcgatactcgattaccctaaaatcgagttcaattaaatactcaattcgtagaaaatcgagttatacccaatcaaacttaaaaaaaaaaaaaaaaaatgcatggaactcgacttttaggaaatcgagttccatgcaagaaaattttcataagTGTGATCGCTGCATATTCAGGGAtccctatagtggtgttttcaagccctatagtgacgttttaaattcttatagcggcgttttcaTGCAAATTATTTATTAGTGTGATTGCCCCATGTTCAGGAAgctctatagtggcgtttttaaaccctatagtgacgtttttaattcctatagcggcgttttcctgcaaatttttttttataagtgtgatcaCCCAATACCCAGGTTCAGGgaaccctatagtggcgtttttaagccctatagtgacgttttaaagccctatagcagcgttttggaactcgacttccctaaaatcgagttccgtgcatttttttttttttaatagttttattgggcataactcgattttctcgaatcgagtatttcattgaaactcgattttaaggtaatcgagtatcgaaacagggacatatccctatatagtttcgaaataggggcatattactaaattttttaaaaattaagggcagAAGGCTAGAATTCCTTCTGATGCAgtccaaaaataatttacagAAGGGCAGAGAACTAGTAGTACTTGGTATCTCCGAAAGGCCCAAATTTGGGTTGGGCTTGAGGACCAATATCATGTATTGGGCACAGGCATGTGGGCTTAtccctacttttttttctctttgttttttgagaatcgAGTGTACTGaaacaaacttttttctttgcttttgatTTGCCGCAGCACATGAAAGAAGGTGCAAAAAGTTATGTTTGGTATAAGTCGGCATAAGCCTTTTGGACTGTGTTAATGACACTATTTTTTTGTCTCCGTTTTTAGgaaatgatggaaaaaaaatttatttcaagaaATCTCACTGTCTACCATGAGAAAGAAAATTGAGGGTAACCTTCCAACCGAATAGCTTCTTTCTCACCTGGCTTACAAGATctcaaaatataagaacatgaaacttcTATAAAAGATGGGACATGATAACTTCTTTGCCGCACAATCAATGAGTACAAATCCAAATTTGTTTCAGCTACCAATTAGCCGACTTTGACGGTCTAATAATtgagtgcattttttttttttttaaaaatctgaataaaaactttattgaaCGAAAGAGGAAAACAGAGGAGAGCTCAAATGTTGAGCTTGCTCCAACAAAATTATGCtcccctttcttcttctcttcaatAGTAGCCATGTGTCATAACAAGAATTAAACAAAATGTAGAACGTTATACTAGAAAATAAAGCATATGAAGTAAGTACTCATTATTTTGTAAGTAAGCTTTAGCACTAAAATGATGAGATTCGAATTAATCACTAATATTTCATCATATATGTGATCAATAATCTTAATCATTAATGCAACCCAAAGGCAAAAATCTCGTATAGATATGTGTCAATGAgtaaaaccataaaaaaaatactactatGATTACATAATTTATATTCACTCTAATTTTTTGATGTCAGCTAATTGTTTGATCAATTCATCCAAATCTTTGTCGGAGCTTCCTCTCTTGACCGCGCTCAAGGCTGCATCACTCAACTCTTTGGCTCGAACATTCTGGGGCTTCCTTTTGTCGAGTGAGACTACCAATAATCGAGCCAACTCATTAGAGTCAGGAATATTTTCAGTGCCCTCTCCAACTCTAATTGCCACGCCTAATTGGTCGACCAACAACAAGGCATTCGTAAACTGCTCTGCACCCATTGGCCATGTCAACATCACAACTCTCGAGGTAAGCCCTTCCAACACCGAGTTCCACCCACAATGAGTCAAGAATGAACCTACAGCTCGATGCCTTAGTATAGCCACTTGTGGGGCCCACCCCTTGATCACTAATCCCCTATCGCCCACACGGTCTTTGAACCCATCAAGAATTGAACCTTGATCATTAGGCACACTCGCGCACAAAATAAAATGGACCTCACTACACTCCAATGCTGTTGTAAGAACATTTAATTGCTTACttgtcaacccaacacgacttCCAAAGCAGACGTAAACAACAGAGTTGTCAAGAGGAGCATCCAGCCACGTCATAAGCTCGTGACATGGCACAGAGCTGGCCCCACCTCTAGTAGCCGATCCAATCAAATCACCTTCAAGTGGCAATACAGGTCCTACCGCCCACACTCGATTGTGCCCAACCTCTCTCTTCAAATGGTCAAAGTACACACTCTCCAAACTGGCGAACGAGTTAAACACAATTCCCCAACTCTCGAAATTAGCCAGCATGCTGTTTCTGTGAAATTCCCAATCTGGGTCAGCTTCAAGATCGTTTCTATAATGTGGAGGGATCTGCCACCAAGGGTACGTCGGGGAATTCGGGACCTCAGGTAATGAAATTAGGAAATTGATATCCTTACCGGGATCATTGTTTATGGGTGGGTCACGGGTCATAGAAAAAGCTACAGACATCCCAAAAGCACCGGAGGGCGAGAAGCAGAGACGTGGCACTTTAAGCTCACAAGAAAGGTAGTGGGTCCAGCCGAGGAAAAAATCAGATATGATAGCCACAGGTGGTGAAGGTTGAGACTGGAACCATTGGAGTAGGATAGGACAGTGAAGGTCACGCAAGGCGCGCACGTCAGCGGTGAGTCTCGTATGTGAAGTGATATCTGGGGCCGGGAGAACCAAGTGTTTGAGAGAAGATGGGTGGGTGGAGAGGTATGGTTCAAGTAAATGGACGTTGTTGGGGGTGACCAAAACGGTGACGTTTAGGCCGCGGGTGAGTAACAGATGGGTGAGATCTAGGAGGGGGATGATGTGGCCTGCGGTTGGGTAAGGATAAGCAACGATGTGGAGGTTGGTCTTGGACTTGGTGGTGGACATGGCTTTTTTCTGTAAAGATTAAAGAAGCTTTGTTGTGCGGTGAGGTTTGGCTATTATTTGCTGGTGGGTTTTAGGTCTTCAACTTCAATGGTGATGAAATTTGGGAATGGGAAATAGCTGTTGCTTAGTTTGAACATAAATATATCCAAATCAAGCCCTTGCTGCCTTTGCtgacttttattattttgtttttttattttttattttttatacgaGGCAAAATGTAAAGAGAAGATGttcctccaaaaaagaaaaaagaaaaagacggGACATGATAAAGTTTGGCATGGAGTTGACAAATCCCATTGTTTTAACTTTGAAAAAGTATTGTgccacaaagaaaaaaagccaTAACTCGCACATATGGCGAGTTGTGACTTTttcagtaaatttttttttgggtattagATGGACTCTTTAACTTTTAAGGCTCCTTTCTTTAGTTCTACGTCATGCATGACGTACGTAAATATATAGCAAAGCAATGTTACATTGGTGGGGAGTGGGGACTCGTGGACAAGGAAAAACATCCCTGTTCTAGTCAAAGCATTTACATTaataatgacaaatttttacttttaactatatcataaaaattcattttatctGTTTTAAGTTGCCATTTCATAACTACCAATatgattctattttttttttttttttttatagctattttatatatatatttttattctttcatagTCTCTTTCTTAGATACTTTGGGCCTATTTGGTAAGCATactcaaacacatgttttcaatttttaaacaacattacacatatttttatatattttttcacccataccgtatataaaaaaaatacaaacaacattacccaaactcctctaccaaacagACCTAAAGCCTTTGCCACCACCACACCAACCAGCTATACATCTCTTGCCAGCCACACCGCATGTAATCTTTTCCGATTAAATTTTTGATCTTgctcattttcattttcttctcagCAACATAATCAAGCTAGAGACTAACCCAAAAGAAATAATCACTTAACTTCCTCACAAATCATATTCATACAACAGATCTAGATCCCATAATTTCCATTTTCACAAGGGTCATGAACCCAACTTTCAAgagcaaaaccaaaaccaaaaaaattaaaagagaagaCTACCCTTTTCTTCTCCtacttttgttacatttttaTAGCAAAtaattggtttaaaaaaatcaagatgcAACACCCAAacctgaaagttcaaaaacgtgtaaaaacacctttgaacgtttagacccccaaaaaaacaacttaatcaattcaagcaatatgtcaaacaactagtgtgcggaaacttaacatatgctatcatacgaaattgattaaatactatctaagccataacagattaatatccacagcagataaataaaaaggcaaagatagagaggaaggaagatgcaaacacaaagacaacacgcgatgtgttatcgaagaggaaaccgaagccctcggcgaaaaacctctccaccgccctccaagcggtaatcaatccactagaaaatatagttgggatacaaggacagcaatagaccctccaagcctaatctacccagtgcacctaagccctccaagcttcttgctccaacgaggttgcgccgaacctttttcttttctagctttccggattccgctactagaccgtagcatcaaccaatgtagattggctccttcctaactgcttcccagaaatccaaacagcagtctcacaatgatgatgatggtgagaacctggtttggtataatgcctctcaaggatttgacaatggagaggaagagagttgaggaatttgaagagattctaaggtagagattgtgggtgaaacaatctggtttttctttagggtttctctctcaaaattctctctggaagctctctttcaatcgtgggtaataggggtatttatactggagtggagaggaatgtgaaacgtcagaattctacaaaacaagggtggctcgcggcttgacctcgcggtttgactaagtcgcgagatccagtcgcgagataaccgtatggccagttgtcctgttttgtcctgtagtgctccagctagcagactgttcaccttccagcatgcttggcacgtgaggttgcttctggcggcttgaagccgcgagtcacccgcgagacccagccgcgacactctgttttcttgcacactcttgagcaaacttcactctatctcactcactacccttacatcaaacccacctaaatacagggttactaaatgctgaattacaagcaaatttggcacggaataaagccaataagatggttgaataaattcaaccttacaaaaccCTCTATGAATCAGAACCCAGATTAGGCCAATCTGACCCACAAATTTCCTTTGgatgttaccaaaaaaaaaaaaatcagcaaagGGACTATGTCGATGGGGTTTTCTCTGTAGCGACTGCTCCTTTTCTTTGTAGGGACTGTGTCGATTAGCATCACAGCTGCAGTCTCAGGTATTGTTGGAGATAAAGAGAGAGCAAGAGAGGTTTGGGTAGGTGGGTGAGGGAGAGTGATTTGCAAAGGCATGAAccagagaaaggaagaaagaaagaaaaaacacaaagagagccaaaccggagtaaaaaaaaataagaaaaagtggGAGAAGAAAaggtaagagagagaaataataaaaaattattattattattattattattattattttaatctttagTTATCATGCACAGTCAAAGATGACTATATACTATAGTTGAGGAGCCATAATTTTTTGCTATGGCTCCACCAATCCAGCTCCAAATTTATAggtggtggtgctaaaaatagctaCTAAAACTAGCTTTTTAGTATCACCATTGTGGATGCTCTAGAGCATCCAATTCGCAACTTCCATCTTATTCtgttttattatttcaaaaagctattttatcaattatacaataccattttacaacacaaCCAAGTCGAAAGCCTTTGGGTACCATCTCGAGAGCCCATAGTCGAGTTTCAGCCTGACTTCCCAACATTTTATTCAGAGACATCAATTTCTCCCTCAATAGTGTTTAGATGGAAAGTCTATCTATTCTATCCATGCACGGCAATTCTGGTCAACTTAGGACACGTTTGGTACACTAtaatagacactgtaatgtaatagatattcTTATGGCATAACTATTCGattgtttgattatatttttattataatgaataattattccttatgaatagctattctttaaaataagaaataattccttatcaaaagtattgaatatctattccttcaccttatgtaataacttttttaaaaaatttcctaaaaagccattagttgccacatcttcaaaaggaaagaaaataaattttccttattgttaattattagctctattttgaataccctaaaataagtatattttaggaaatttgacttaaaaatgatttaattacaccttctttttatattctactaaattgtggatgcatattcaagattctattcctaaatgatcaccaaactaatgaatagtaatacttattataTTCCAACTTAATGTATTCTTTGTAATACTTATTTCTATTCCCATATGATAATCATTATagtgtaccaaacgtgcccCTAATTTATTGACTTTTAATACAATGCATTTATCATGATTTGATTTTAGCTTGACTCCATGTAATGTGTTCATGAACCAAATCAATTCATGTAAATTACAAGGCAGGACACTTAAAAGTGTTCGTAGGTGTAATTTTTGTATTGATTGAGTACTCTACTGTGTACATATGTTTGTGTGGTAATGTGCTATGGTGGATGATATGACAAACATGTTTCATCTtgatttttgtataattttcaaTTGTGAATTTAGCATGCTTTAAAGACCATTTTTAATGGATCTATATATCTGTATGCTTTAAAAACCAtgaaattttactatatataaattatagagAAGAATCATGATATATTTTTACTGGATCTATGtggtaaaattttcaaagaatttgagagaattttgatccagctaaatttttagctgaTATATCTccttaaatgaaaatttttcctcttttcatAAATTGAGAATTCAAGTgtgttaattttattattttgtaattatgaGAATTATTGGATTATATGACACTATTCGTTTAAGATTTACATTATAGACTAAATAAGTGCATACaatattgtacacatttgcaTAAAATGAATAATGTCATACACATTTTCATAAAAGGGTACAATGTTATACACATTTGTTTACTCATTGaagtatttaataaaaattatgataattttaaattctataaaattgACCATAATATATTATCAGTGAACATTGACCACAATAAACTTTTGCTGTTGACGTACAAAGCGTCCAAGTTATAAGATGTGTAAAAGCTGAAGTCTTTATTGACCATGGCATATTTTCATATTAACCATTGACCACCATATTGGGTGAAAAACTGAAGAgtttaaatctaattaaattctaaatcatatatatatatatatatatatctctgtTTTCATTCAGAAATTTGGACTCCCACTCAACttaattatagtactattaaaaaagaaattttatctgtagtactatgcatttcaaaatttcaaagtgatcttttgaatcaaaagtttttgttaagaattgattgtaaatctgcaaaacatattttagaaaaagatgttcaaaaCATTGCATCAAAACAGATTTTTGCACGTTGGCAAGCCATTCTTtcagtttttgattttgacATAGAATTCATAGCCGGAACTTAGAACAGTATCCCTGACTTCCTAACCTGTGAATTTTTGCAGAATCCAGAACAAAATGTCCGGGAAGAAACCCGTATAACCCCAACCTCCCAAATTGCCTAAACAGCAAACCACTAGGAGTACCAGTCAGGCATAGAACCCTGGCCCTTTAGTACCCTTTTCTAGTTCACCAAAAATTGCACCTATGTCACCATCCGTTGTTGCCAATCGTTATTTGGTCTCCACAATCCCGAAACCAAATTACCAGAGGCCCCAAGGACAAc
The Quercus lobata isolate SW786 chromosome 10, ValleyOak3.0 Primary Assembly, whole genome shotgun sequence DNA segment above includes these coding regions:
- the LOC115966000 gene encoding flavonol 3-O-glucosyltransferase UGT89B1-like, yielding MSTTKSKTNLHIVAYPYPTAGHIIPLLDLTHLLLTRGLNVTVLVTPNNVHLLEPYLSTHPSSLKHLVLPAPDITSHTRLTADVRALRDLHCPILLQWFQSQPSPPVAIISDFFLGWTHYLSCELKVPRLCFSPSGAFGMSVAFSMTRDPPINNDPGKDINFLISLPEVPNSPTYPWWQIPPHYRNDLEADPDWEFHRNSMLANFESWGIVFNSFASLESVYFDHLKREVGHNRVWAVGPVLPLEGDLIGSATRGGASSVPCHELMTWLDAPLDNSVVYVCFGSRVGLTSKQLNVLTTALECSEVHFILCASVPNDQGSILDGFKDRVGDRGLVIKGWAPQVAILRHRAVGSFLTHCGWNSVLEGLTSRVVMLTWPMGAEQFTNALLLVDQLGVAIRVGEGTENIPDSNELARLLVVSLDKRKPQNVRAKELSDAALSAVKRGSSDKDLDELIKQLADIKKLE